A genome region from Pseudomonas pergaminensis includes the following:
- a CDS encoding sigma-70 family RNA polymerase sigma factor gives MSPSNTVEVLYNDHHHWLTGWLRRKLGCPDSAADLAQDTFIRVLTARETPTLIEPRAFLTTVAKRVLFNFYRRQDLERAYLDALAQMPEHVAPSEEERAIILQTLVELDQLLDGLPVQVKRAFLLAQLDGLTYAQIGAELGLSIATVKRHLNKAAMRCYFAL, from the coding sequence TTGAGCCCGTCCAATACCGTCGAAGTGTTGTACAACGACCATCACCACTGGCTCACCGGCTGGTTGCGGCGCAAGCTCGGCTGCCCTGACAGTGCCGCCGACCTGGCGCAGGACACCTTTATTCGCGTGCTCACCGCGCGGGAAACACCCACGCTGATCGAGCCCCGCGCGTTCCTCACCACCGTCGCCAAGCGCGTGCTGTTCAACTTCTACCGCCGCCAGGACCTGGAGCGCGCCTACCTCGACGCCTTGGCGCAGATGCCCGAGCACGTGGCGCCGTCGGAAGAAGAACGCGCGATCATCCTGCAAACCCTGGTAGAGCTCGATCAACTGCTCGACGGCCTACCCGTCCAGGTCAAGCGCGCTTTCCTGCTGGCCCAATTGGATGGCCTGACCTACGCGCAGATCGGCGCTGAACTGGGCCTCTCCATCGCCACCGTCAAACGCCACCTGAACAAAGCGGCCATGCGCTGCTATTTCGCCCTATGA
- a CDS encoding DUF3649 domain-containing protein: MKSKTSLPVSYRLAVTSRVLAAVVGGYLMASLASICLALWIPTSRADAVITGMMSSFVFYLLAVLWCFACRSAARAWFGVMLPSAAFATLAGVGLWMART, translated from the coding sequence ATGAAAAGCAAAACCTCGCTGCCTGTCTCCTATCGTCTTGCCGTGACTTCGCGCGTGCTGGCTGCCGTGGTGGGGGGCTACCTGATGGCGTCCCTGGCCAGCATCTGCCTGGCGCTGTGGATACCCACTTCCCGCGCGGATGCAGTGATCACCGGGATGATGAGTTCATTCGTGTTCTACCTGCTGGCCGTGCTCTGGTGTTTCGCCTGCCGCAGTGCCGCGCGCGCCTGGTTCGGCGTGATGTTGCCGAGCGCGGCGTTTGCCACGCTGGCGGGCGTGGGTTTGTGGATGGCACGCACATGA
- a CDS encoding PepSY-associated TM helix domain-containing protein, which translates to MKEGFRQAMAWLHTWAGLIFGWLLFAIFLTGTLSYFKDEISHWMQPEVQAHPLDDARSLTVAQTYLQQVAPTAARWFITLPDSRDPGLSVMWQDKVDPGKRGNFIQKTLDPVSGQAVQARESMGGEFFYRFHFQLQMPHPWGRWLSTIAAMVMFVALITGIITHKKIFKDFFTFRPRKGQRSWLDGHNAVGVLVLPFHLMITYSSLVIFMSMVMPAPILASYGNDTRAFFSEVFPNTNNAPASGQPGTLLPLVPMYEQARAQWDGGHVGRVAVNNPSDVNASVNVFRAGADSVVHDFGSTVSFNGSTGELLRVSGEQSLPAAIGGSFYGLHMGHFAGPVLRWLYFICGLAGTAMIGTGLVIWLGKRQLKHAKAVVMPFELRLVEVLNIASMSGLMIAIAAFFWANRLLPVSFAERSDWEVQTFFIAWGLSLLHAILRHGRQGWVEQLSLGAMLFVAIPLLNALTTSHHLGVSLATGDWAMAGFDLTCLASGVFLAWAAWKMQHRTVPAPKAERARPLALKQEAN; encoded by the coding sequence ATGAAAGAGGGCTTTCGCCAGGCCATGGCCTGGTTGCACACCTGGGCCGGGCTGATCTTTGGCTGGCTGCTGTTTGCGATTTTCCTGACGGGCACCTTGTCGTATTTCAAGGACGAAATCAGCCACTGGATGCAGCCTGAAGTGCAGGCCCATCCCCTCGACGATGCACGCAGCCTGACCGTTGCCCAAACCTATTTGCAGCAGGTGGCGCCGACGGCTGCGCGCTGGTTCATCACCCTGCCAGACAGCCGCGACCCTGGGCTGTCGGTGATGTGGCAAGACAAGGTCGACCCCGGCAAGCGCGGCAATTTCATCCAGAAAACCCTCGACCCGGTCAGTGGTCAGGCCGTGCAGGCCCGTGAAAGCATGGGCGGCGAGTTCTTCTATCGTTTCCATTTCCAACTGCAAATGCCTCACCCGTGGGGCCGCTGGCTGTCGACCATTGCCGCGATGGTGATGTTCGTCGCGCTGATCACCGGCATCATCACCCACAAGAAAATCTTCAAGGACTTCTTCACCTTCCGCCCCCGCAAAGGCCAGCGCTCCTGGCTCGACGGGCACAACGCAGTGGGTGTGCTGGTGCTGCCCTTCCATCTGATGATCACCTACAGCAGCCTGGTGATCTTCATGAGCATGGTGATGCCGGCGCCGATCCTGGCTTCTTATGGCAACGACACCCGTGCCTTTTTCAGCGAGGTGTTCCCGAACACCAATAACGCACCGGCATCAGGCCAGCCAGGCACATTGCTGCCGCTGGTGCCGATGTACGAGCAGGCCCGGGCGCAGTGGGATGGTGGGCATGTGGGACGCGTGGCGGTGAATAACCCTAGCGATGTGAACGCCTCGGTCAATGTGTTCCGCGCGGGTGCCGACAGCGTGGTGCATGATTTCGGCAGCACCGTTTCCTTCAATGGCAGCACGGGCGAGCTGTTGCGGGTCAGTGGCGAGCAGTCGCTGCCGGCGGCCATCGGCGGCAGTTTCTACGGCCTGCACATGGGCCATTTCGCCGGTCCGGTCCTGCGCTGGTTGTACTTCATCTGTGGCTTGGCGGGCACGGCAATGATCGGCACCGGGCTGGTGATCTGGCTCGGCAAACGCCAGCTCAAGCACGCGAAGGCCGTGGTCATGCCGTTTGAGCTGCGCTTGGTGGAAGTGCTGAACATCGCCAGCATGTCCGGGCTGATGATCGCCATCGCGGCGTTTTTCTGGGCTAACCGTCTGCTGCCGGTGAGCTTCGCCGAGCGTTCCGACTGGGAAGTGCAAACCTTCTTTATCGCGTGGGGCCTGAGCCTGTTGCACGCCATCCTGCGTCACGGGCGACAAGGTTGGGTCGAGCAGTTGAGCCTGGGTGCGATGCTGTTTGTTGCCATCCCACTGCTCAACGCGTTGACGACATCGCACCACCTCGGCGTCTCGCTGGCCACCGGCGATTGGGCCATGGCCGGCTTTGACCTGACCTGCCTGGCCAGCGGCGTGTTTCTCGCGTGGGCTGCCTGGAAGATGCAGCATCGCACCGTGCCTGCACCCAAGGCGGAGCGCGCACGCCCCTTGGCGCTCAAGCAGGAGGCGAACTGA
- a CDS encoding DUF3325 domain-containing protein: MLLPLLMCYVGFTALCLSTDRHHGELLHSKPSPRRRLGLRVAGWLLLTVSIWPAVSVAGWGQGLVQWCAVLMLSALLLVLLLPYRPRLALILAGIGLLASPVAAFATL; the protein is encoded by the coding sequence ATGCTGCTCCCTCTGCTGATGTGCTACGTCGGGTTCACCGCGCTGTGCTTGTCCACCGACCGCCATCACGGCGAACTGTTGCACAGTAAGCCCTCGCCTCGCCGGCGCCTGGGTTTGCGTGTGGCCGGTTGGTTGCTGCTGACCGTGTCGATCTGGCCAGCGGTGAGTGTCGCCGGTTGGGGGCAGGGCCTGGTGCAATGGTGCGCCGTGTTGATGCTCAGCGCATTGCTGCTGGTGCTGTTGTTGCCGTACCGGCCAAGGCTGGCCTTGATCCTGGCGGGCATTGGTCTGCTCGCCAGTCCTGTCGCAGCCTTCGCCACCCTCTGA
- a CDS encoding RNA polymerase sigma factor, with amino-acid sequence MMISTPPESQDSQHADAAGGRAHFLQVFLSQRSQMEALVSRRVGCRATAADLVQDLFLRFWRRPLVQVEELSTYLLRCAGNIAIDHLRSEGARVRSSEGWLPEQQDNQGSEPQAALEAGNDLRHVEAALRSLPERTRQIFLLNRIHGRKYAEIAKAMGLSQSAVEKHMMRALEACKASLREPSSPRTPGKAP; translated from the coding sequence ATGATGATCAGCACGCCACCCGAATCCCAGGACAGCCAGCACGCTGACGCGGCAGGTGGACGTGCGCATTTCCTGCAGGTGTTTTTGTCCCAGCGTTCACAGATGGAGGCCTTGGTGAGTCGCCGCGTGGGGTGCCGCGCCACGGCGGCCGACCTGGTGCAGGACCTGTTCCTGCGTTTCTGGCGCCGGCCGCTGGTGCAGGTCGAAGAGCTCAGCACCTACCTGTTGCGCTGCGCCGGCAACATCGCCATCGATCACCTGCGCAGCGAAGGCGCCCGGGTGCGCAGCAGTGAAGGCTGGCTGCCCGAACAGCAAGATAACCAGGGTTCCGAACCCCAGGCAGCACTGGAAGCCGGCAACGACCTACGCCACGTCGAAGCCGCCCTGCGCAGCTTGCCCGAGCGCACGCGGCAGATTTTCCTGCTCAACCGTATCCACGGCCGCAAGTACGCGGAAATCGCCAAGGCCATGGGCCTGTCCCAAAGTGCCGTGGAAAAACATATGATGCGTGCCCTCGAAGCCTGCAAAGCCAGCCTCCGCGAACCCTCATCTCCACGCACGCCAGGGAAAGCACCGTGA
- a CDS encoding FecR family protein yields MNVTPTPAQEQAALAWLSLLHDQPSSGDQATFSQWLRADPAHVEAYSQAQVLWELSEVPARKLADEEALALQGYLNAMHTSKRSRRGRWSGALAMAACLVVMVSVGAGWQPSRWVDDLGADYVTAPGEIKTVTLADKSQVTLDADSAIAVDFKQGERHIQLRRGAGFFSVTHTGESFVVEAGSGEARVLGTQFEVRLQPAGAQVTVLSGRVGVTPSKQGQQQILTAGQQVAYADGMADPMHGVDSESRLAWRDGWLNYYKAPLADVVKDLERYYPGRILLLNDEMGAKRVSGSFPSKDPQAVLNALQAVLGFEQHTVLGRMIVVR; encoded by the coding sequence GTGAACGTCACCCCCACGCCCGCCCAGGAACAAGCGGCCCTGGCCTGGTTGAGCCTGCTGCACGACCAGCCCAGCAGTGGCGACCAGGCCACGTTCAGCCAGTGGCTGCGGGCCGACCCTGCGCACGTCGAGGCCTATTCCCAGGCCCAGGTGCTGTGGGAGTTGAGCGAAGTACCGGCGCGCAAGCTGGCGGACGAAGAGGCGCTGGCGTTGCAGGGTTACCTCAATGCCATGCACACCTCGAAGCGTTCGCGGCGGGGGCGTTGGTCCGGGGCGCTGGCCATGGCTGCATGCCTGGTGGTGATGGTGTCCGTGGGCGCCGGCTGGCAGCCGTCGCGCTGGGTCGATGACTTGGGCGCCGACTACGTGACGGCGCCCGGCGAAATCAAAACCGTCACCCTGGCCGACAAATCCCAAGTCACCCTCGATGCCGACAGCGCCATCGCCGTGGATTTCAAGCAGGGCGAGCGGCATATCCAACTGCGCCGAGGGGCCGGCTTTTTCAGCGTGACCCACACCGGTGAGTCTTTCGTCGTGGAGGCCGGCAGTGGCGAGGCACGGGTGCTGGGCACGCAGTTCGAGGTGCGCCTGCAACCGGCAGGCGCCCAGGTAACGGTATTGTCCGGGCGGGTTGGTGTGACGCCTTCAAAGCAGGGCCAGCAGCAAATTCTTACGGCGGGCCAGCAAGTGGCCTACGCCGATGGCATGGCCGATCCTATGCACGGGGTCGACAGCGAATCCCGCCTGGCCTGGCGCGACGGTTGGCTCAACTACTACAAGGCGCCGCTGGCCGACGTGGTCAAGGACCTGGAACGTTACTACCCCGGTCGCATCCTGTTGCTCAACGATGAGATGGGGGCCAAGCGCGTCAGCGGCAGCTTCCCTAGCAAGGACCCGCAGGCGGTGTTGAATGCGTTGCAGGCCGTGCTCGGCTTTGAACAGCACACAGTACTGGGGCGGATGATCGTGGTGCGCTGA
- a CDS encoding glutaredoxin family protein, producing MLGGVFKKVLLVLLVVVVIQNWGKIERVFNPSQVAPEHVRASAHVVLYATEWCGYCKQIRRFLDQKAIPYQAFDIEKDAQARKAYEALGGGGIPFVDVNGTLIREYSPEKIMAALK from the coding sequence ATGCTCGGCGGGGTTTTCAAGAAAGTCCTGCTGGTGTTGCTGGTGGTGGTAGTGATCCAGAACTGGGGCAAGATCGAGCGGGTGTTCAACCCATCGCAGGTAGCCCCTGAGCACGTGCGCGCCTCGGCGCACGTGGTGCTCTACGCCACCGAGTGGTGTGGGTACTGCAAGCAGATCCGCCGGTTCCTGGACCAGAAAGCCATACCCTACCAGGCCTTCGATATCGAGAAGGACGCCCAGGCACGCAAGGCGTATGAGGCGTTGGGGGGTGGTGGGATTCCATTTGTGGACGTGAATGGCACGCTGATTCGTGAATACAGCCCAGAGAAAATCATGGCGGCGCTGAAGTAA
- the yejK gene encoding nucleoid-associated protein YejK codes for MPIRHCIVHLIDKKPDGTPAVLHARDSELAESAAIENMLADLNESYNAKQGKAWGFFHAESGAHPFSGWLKEYFDGGQDFTTFSRTAVEHLQKLMEESNLSTGGHVLFAHYQQGMTDYLAIALLHHSEGVAVTDELDVTPSRHLDLGQLHLAARINVSEWQNNKQSKQYISFIKGKNGKKVSEYFRDFIGCQEGVDGPGETRTLLKAFSDFVESEDLPDESAREKTKTLVDYASSQAKLGEPMGLEELSGLIDEDRPKAFYDHIRNKDYGLSPEIPADKRTLNQFRRFTGRAEGLSISFEAHLLGDKIEYDEAAGTLIIKGLPTQLTDQLKRRN; via the coding sequence ATGCCGATCCGTCATTGCATCGTCCACCTGATCGACAAAAAACCCGACGGCACACCCGCAGTTCTCCACGCCCGCGACTCCGAGCTTGCCGAGTCGGCCGCCATCGAGAACATGCTTGCCGACCTCAACGAGAGCTACAACGCCAAACAAGGCAAGGCCTGGGGTTTCTTCCATGCCGAGTCCGGCGCGCACCCGTTCAGCGGCTGGTTGAAGGAGTATTTCGACGGCGGGCAGGATTTCACCACCTTCAGCCGCACCGCTGTCGAGCACCTGCAGAAGCTGATGGAAGAGTCCAACCTCTCCACCGGCGGCCATGTACTGTTCGCCCACTACCAGCAAGGCATGACCGACTACCTGGCCATCGCCCTGCTGCACCACAGCGAAGGCGTGGCGGTGACCGACGAGCTGGACGTGACCCCCTCGCGCCACCTGGACCTCGGCCAACTGCACCTGGCTGCGCGCATCAACGTCTCCGAGTGGCAGAACAACAAGCAGTCCAAGCAGTACATCTCGTTTATCAAGGGCAAGAACGGCAAGAAGGTTTCGGAATACTTCCGCGACTTTATCGGCTGCCAGGAAGGCGTCGACGGCCCGGGCGAAACCCGCACCCTGCTCAAGGCGTTCAGCGATTTTGTCGAAAGCGAAGACTTGCCGGATGAATCCGCCCGCGAGAAAACCAAGACCCTGGTGGACTACGCCAGCAGCCAGGCCAAGCTCGGCGAGCCAATGGGCCTGGAAGAACTCTCGGGCTTGATCGACGAAGATCGACCAAAAGCCTTCTACGACCACATCCGCAACAAGGATTACGGCTTGTCGCCGGAAATCCCGGCGGATAAGCGCACCCTCAACCAGTTCCGCCGCTTCACCGGACGTGCCGAAGGCTTGTCCATCAGTTTTGAAGCCCACCTGCTGGGCGACAAGATCGAGTACGACGAAGCCGCCGGCACCTTGATCATCAAGGGCCTGCCGACCCAACTGACCGATCAGCTCAAGCGCCGTAACTGA
- a CDS encoding HU family DNA-binding protein produces the protein MAITKDQLIADLAEAVDAPKTTVRALLDQLSQVVADQLENGGEITLPGVGKLKVTERPARTGRNPSTGAAIEIAAKKVIKLVVAKGLTDAVNK, from the coding sequence ATGGCTATTACTAAAGACCAACTGATCGCTGACCTGGCTGAAGCAGTAGACGCACCGAAAACTACCGTGCGCGCCCTGCTGGACCAACTGAGCCAAGTTGTTGCTGACCAGCTGGAAAACGGCGGCGAAATCACTCTGCCAGGCGTTGGCAAACTGAAAGTGACCGAGCGTCCTGCCCGTACTGGCCGTAACCCTTCGACTGGCGCTGCCATCGAAATCGCTGCCAAGAAAGTTATCAAGCTGGTTGTGGCCAAAGGCCTGACCGACGCTGTTAACAAGTAA
- the rlmF gene encoding 23S rRNA (adenine(1618)-N(6))-methyltransferase RlmF yields the protein MTAPSTPKPPRKKPKTAATAKPVVPRKEATLHPRNRHTGRYDFPALIKTTPELAQFVIINPYGKESIDFASPDAVRVFNRALLKAFYGIQHWDIPADYLCPPVPGRADYVHFLADLLASVNDGKIPRGSIVKVLDIGMGANCVYPLIGYMEYRWNFLGSEVDPIAVAAAKAIVQSNDLSKVIQLRQQNNPKQILLGLLEPGERFDLTMCNPPFHASMDEATKGSERKWRALGKADPKRKLPVLNFGGQSAELWCEGGEARFVTQLIAESAHFAHKVLWFSTLVSKASNLPAIETALKKAGVLESQVVEMSQGQKQSRFVAWTFQTKNEQQIWRQRWVRD from the coding sequence ATGACCGCCCCCAGCACGCCAAAACCTCCGCGCAAGAAGCCTAAAACCGCAGCCACGGCCAAGCCCGTTGTGCCGCGCAAAGAGGCCACCCTGCATCCGCGCAACCGCCACACAGGCCGCTACGACTTCCCGGCGCTGATCAAGACCACGCCGGAACTGGCGCAATTCGTGATCATCAATCCGTACGGCAAGGAAAGTATCGACTTCGCCAGCCCGGATGCGGTGCGCGTGTTCAACCGTGCGTTGCTCAAAGCCTTCTATGGCATCCAGCACTGGGACATTCCGGCCGATTACCTGTGCCCACCGGTGCCAGGGCGTGCCGACTACGTGCACTTCCTCGCCGACCTGCTGGCCAGCGTCAATGACGGCAAGATCCCGCGCGGTTCGATCGTCAAGGTGCTGGACATCGGCATGGGCGCCAACTGCGTCTACCCGCTGATTGGCTACATGGAGTACCGGTGGAACTTCCTCGGCTCGGAGGTAGACCCTATCGCCGTGGCGGCGGCCAAGGCCATCGTGCAGTCCAACGACCTGAGCAAGGTCATCCAGCTGCGCCAGCAGAACAATCCCAAGCAGATCCTGCTGGGCTTGCTGGAGCCGGGTGAACGCTTCGACCTGACCATGTGCAACCCGCCGTTCCATGCGTCCATGGACGAAGCCACCAAGGGCAGCGAGCGCAAATGGCGCGCCTTGGGCAAGGCCGATCCCAAGCGCAAGTTGCCGGTACTGAACTTCGGTGGCCAGTCGGCTGAGCTGTGGTGTGAAGGCGGTGAAGCGCGCTTTGTGACCCAGTTGATCGCCGAGAGCGCGCACTTTGCCCACAAGGTGTTGTGGTTCAGCACCCTGGTGTCAAAAGCGTCGAACTTGCCCGCGATCGAGACAGCCCTGAAAAAAGCCGGTGTGCTGGAGAGCCAGGTGGTGGAAATGTCCCAGGGCCAGAAGCAAAGCCGCTTCGTGGCCTGGACCTTCCAGACCAAGAACGAGCAGCAGATCTGGCGCCAGCGCTGGGTACGCGACTAA